A genome region from Labilibaculum antarcticum includes the following:
- a CDS encoding Na+/H+ antiporter NhaC family protein gives MHKRINSTLLLFLFSLLPFLTQASNQAYNEALEELRVELPKIIVADIPTKIKISIDKEKSSINENDSIWVRVNTQNILAKVENRQVVFHHIFKKKRVLQISFQNKNYSRVINPIPLWLSILPPLIAILMALFFKEVFSALFVGLFSGTLLIYSYQEASIFTAFFKSIFAISDTYILQSLADTGHISIILFSMLIGAMVNLITKNGGMQGIVNKLSKFASSPRSGQFVTWFLGVLIFFDDYANTLIVGNTMRPVTDRLKISREKLAYIVDSTAAPVASIAMITTWIGIELSYIQSATVQINITESPYSIFLNSLPTRFYPFFTLFFILMLIILKKDFGPMLKAEQKCRKESNSSDSSEPVMVSSELKEIEIDKDTPTRWYNAGIPVLIVILGTFAGLVYTGWDANIWNDTNLAFGKKLSHIIGASDSYLALLWSSLSAVLVAMALTLSQRILSLGKAIDALVSGFKTMLTAILILVLAWALADITKDMHTADFISNTLIASNVSPFLLPSFTFILSALIAFSTGSSWGTMAILYPLILPASWALCHSAGMNDLESMNIFYITVSAILAGSVLGDHCSPISDTTILSSLASSCNHIEHVRTQLPYALTVGFVSIFAGLLPAAYGVPSWILIPVGFTLLYLIVKYAGKKTE, from the coding sequence ATGCACAAACGAATAAATTCTACCTTACTCCTATTCCTCTTCAGCTTACTTCCTTTTTTAACTCAGGCATCAAATCAGGCATATAATGAAGCCTTAGAAGAACTAAGAGTTGAACTTCCAAAGATCATAGTGGCTGATATTCCGACAAAAATTAAAATTTCAATAGATAAAGAGAAAAGTAGTATCAATGAGAATGATAGCATCTGGGTTCGTGTAAACACACAAAACATCTTGGCTAAAGTTGAAAATAGGCAAGTTGTATTTCATCATATTTTCAAGAAAAAAAGGGTACTTCAAATCAGTTTTCAAAACAAAAATTACAGCAGGGTAATTAATCCAATTCCTTTATGGTTATCAATACTACCACCACTTATAGCCATTCTTATGGCCCTTTTTTTTAAAGAAGTCTTTTCTGCATTATTCGTAGGTCTCTTTTCCGGAACCTTGCTAATCTATTCCTATCAGGAAGCTTCGATTTTTACCGCATTTTTTAAATCTATATTCGCCATATCAGATACTTACATTCTGCAATCTTTAGCCGACACCGGACATATTTCCATTATTCTATTTTCGATGTTGATTGGCGCAATGGTGAATTTAATTACCAAAAATGGTGGCATGCAAGGAATTGTTAACAAACTTTCCAAATTTGCTAGCAGTCCGAGGTCTGGTCAGTTCGTAACTTGGTTTTTAGGTGTTCTTATCTTCTTCGATGATTATGCCAATACATTGATCGTTGGAAATACAATGCGTCCTGTTACCGACAGATTAAAAATATCAAGAGAGAAACTTGCCTACATTGTTGATTCCACTGCCGCTCCTGTAGCATCTATTGCCATGATCACAACCTGGATTGGTATTGAATTAAGCTACATTCAATCTGCAACAGTTCAAATCAATATAACAGAAAGTCCTTACAGTATTTTCCTGAATTCTTTACCTACGCGCTTCTATCCTTTCTTTACCCTATTCTTTATTTTGATGCTAATAATATTGAAGAAAGATTTTGGTCCCATGTTAAAAGCAGAACAGAAATGCAGAAAAGAATCAAATTCTTCAGATTCTTCGGAACCCGTAATGGTTTCATCTGAATTGAAAGAAATTGAGATTGATAAAGATACTCCAACCCGTTGGTACAATGCAGGCATACCTGTTTTAATTGTAATTTTAGGAACATTCGCAGGATTGGTTTATACTGGATGGGATGCAAACATTTGGAATGATACAAATCTTGCCTTCGGCAAAAAACTATCCCACATTATTGGAGCATCAGATTCTTACCTTGCTCTTTTGTGGTCGTCGCTTTCGGCCGTTTTAGTCGCCATGGCGCTTACTCTTAGTCAAAGAATACTTAGTCTGGGTAAGGCTATTGATGCTTTAGTAAGTGGCTTTAAAACTATGCTGACTGCAATTCTTATTTTAGTACTTGCATGGGCTCTGGCCGACATCACCAAAGATATGCATACTGCAGATTTCATTTCGAATACTCTAATTGCAAGTAATGTTTCACCATTTCTCTTGCCATCCTTTACATTCATCCTGTCAGCTTTAATTGCATTTTCAACAGGCTCTTCATGGGGAACTATGGCAATTCTATATCCTTTAATCTTGCCCGCATCATGGGCTTTGTGTCATTCTGCCGGAATGAATGATCTTGAAAGCATGAACATTTTCTATATTACCGTATCGGCGATATTAGCAGGTTCTGTATTGGGCGATCATTGTTCTCCTATTTCCGATACGACCATCCTTAGTTCTCTGGCAAGCTCTTGTAATCACATAGAACATGTGCGAACGCAATTACCTTATGCTTTAACTGTTGGGTTTGTATCTATTTTTGCAGGACTGCTTCCCGCTGCCTATGGAGTTCCTTCATGGATTTTAATTCCAGTTGGTTTTACTCTTCTTTATTTAATTGTGAAATATGCAGGAAAGAAAACGGAATAA
- a CDS encoding YqgE/AlgH family protein: protein MVDETSDFFGRGKNNINPKKGKVLIAEPFLEGRYFKRSLVLLAECNEDGAIGFVLNKPINLTIDEVLINIAHFEGDVFVGGPVDINRIYFIHTIPNLIPNSIHIFDNLYWAGDFMVLKELIEQKVVRPEQVRFFAGYSGWSIGQLSEEINENSWLVSQLDVSEIMNCNNEKLWEQSLRRMGGRYKMWSNFPENPGMN, encoded by the coding sequence ATGGTGGACGAGACATCAGATTTTTTTGGAAGAGGAAAGAATAACATCAATCCGAAAAAGGGAAAAGTACTAATTGCTGAGCCTTTTTTGGAAGGTCGTTATTTTAAACGATCGCTCGTTTTATTGGCAGAATGTAACGAGGATGGTGCTATTGGTTTTGTCCTTAACAAGCCAATTAACCTAACTATTGATGAAGTGCTAATTAATATTGCACATTTTGAAGGGGACGTTTTTGTTGGAGGTCCAGTAGATATAAATCGGATCTATTTCATTCACACAATACCTAATTTAATTCCGAACAGCATTCATATATTCGATAATTTGTATTGGGCAGGCGATTTTATGGTGTTAAAAGAATTGATTGAGCAAAAGGTGGTTCGACCAGAGCAAGTGCGTTTTTTTGCCGGGTACTCGGGCTGGAGCATTGGCCAGCTTAGCGAAGAAATCAATGAAAATTCTTGGTTGGTAAGTCAACTTGATGTTTCGGAAATCATGAATTGTAATAATGAAAAATTATGGGAACAATCTTTGCGGCGAATGGGCGGACGATACAAAATGTGGTCTAATTTTCCGGAAAATCCGGGTATGAATTAG
- a CDS encoding D-glycero-alpha-D-manno-heptose-1,7-bisphosphate 7-phosphatase, with protein MQKALFLDRDGVINSDEGHYYIYKIEDFKINEGIIPSLKKITEAGYLLFIVTNQGGIAKGIYSESDVEMVHDHLLSILEKENIHIEQIYFCPHHESVAACDCRKPNPYFIKKAIIDYNIDSTKSYMIGDSPRDIQAAEAAGIKGIKIQSNENISVYCDQIVKGEI; from the coding sequence ATGCAAAAAGCTTTATTCCTTGATCGTGATGGTGTAATAAACTCTGACGAAGGACATTATTATATTTATAAAATTGAAGATTTTAAAATCAATGAAGGCATCATTCCTTCCTTAAAAAAAATTACAGAGGCAGGATATCTCTTATTTATTGTAACAAACCAAGGAGGAATTGCCAAAGGAATCTATTCCGAATCGGATGTAGAGATGGTTCATGATCATTTACTTTCGATATTAGAGAAGGAAAACATCCACATCGAACAAATCTACTTCTGCCCTCATCACGAAAGTGTGGCAGCGTGTGATTGCCGCAAGCCAAATCCTTATTTCATAAAAAAAGCCATTATCGATTACAATATCGACTCAACTAAATCGTATATGATTGGTGATAGTCCGAGAGATATTCAAGCGGCAGAAGCTGCAGGGATAAAAGGAATCAAAATTCAATCCAACGAAAACATTAGTGTTTATTGTGATCAAATAGTAAAAGGAGAAATTTAG
- the holA gene encoding DNA polymerase III subunit delta — MTFEDILKGLKKKEYAPIYFLMGEESFFIDQITDYIIANALNESDKDFNQIILYGKDTDIGTIVTTARRFPMMAEKQLVVVKEAQNIKNIEQLQSYVQNPLHSTILVINYKYKSLDKRKNFTKEVAKNGILFDSKKIYENQVPDWIKNYTSKQGYQIDSKACFLLAEFLGNDLGKITNALDKLTINITGNSTITPSDIEKNIGISKDFNNFELQNALGKKEVFKANQIINYFATNEKNNPMVVTIALLHSYFSKVLKYYFIKNKTNDKLVATSLHVNPYFVKDYKQAAKNYNPKKLVSIIALLREYDLKSKGIGDASTKHGDLLKELIFKILH, encoded by the coding sequence TCCGATTTATTTTTTAATGGGAGAAGAAAGTTTTTTTATCGATCAAATTACCGATTACATTATTGCAAATGCTTTGAATGAATCTGACAAAGATTTTAATCAAATAATATTGTATGGAAAAGATACTGATATCGGGACCATAGTAACAACAGCCAGAAGGTTTCCAATGATGGCCGAGAAACAGCTGGTTGTAGTCAAAGAAGCCCAAAATATTAAAAACATAGAACAACTTCAATCCTATGTTCAAAATCCTTTGCATTCTACAATTCTTGTCATTAACTACAAATATAAATCCTTAGACAAGCGAAAAAACTTTACGAAAGAGGTTGCCAAAAATGGAATCTTGTTCGATTCAAAAAAAATATATGAAAATCAAGTTCCCGATTGGATTAAAAATTATACAAGTAAACAAGGTTATCAAATAGATTCAAAAGCGTGCTTTCTACTCGCCGAATTTTTAGGTAACGATCTGGGCAAAATTACAAATGCTCTTGACAAATTAACCATAAATATTACAGGAAATAGTACCATCACGCCAAGTGACATTGAAAAAAATATCGGAATCTCTAAAGATTTCAATAACTTTGAATTACAAAATGCTCTCGGCAAAAAAGAGGTTTTTAAAGCCAATCAAATCATAAACTATTTTGCTACGAATGAAAAAAATAATCCGATGGTTGTAACCATTGCCTTATTACACTCGTATTTCTCAAAAGTTTTAAAGTATTATTTTATCAAGAATAAAACCAACGATAAATTGGTTGCAACAAGCTTACACGTTAATCCATATTTTGTAAAAGACTATAAACAAGCAGCAAAAAATTATAATCCTAAAAAACTGGTATCTATAATTGCATTGCTGCGGGAATATGATCTTAAATCGAAAGGAATTGGAGATGCAAGTACGAAGCATGGAGATTTATTAAAAGAATTGATCTTTAAAATTCTTCATTAG
- a CDS encoding aminotransferase class IV, translated as MDTVEKICLDGKLYPKDTLLFGAGNRAFRYGDSLFETIHTNGTEIQFLPEHLNRLTKGMDCLGMIIPSGFREKIKTNIIFLINKNKAFAGTRIRLSIFRKEGGLYTPTDNSISYVIETSVLENAHYLLNRKGLKIGIYEEMRKSYSIVSRYKTGNSLPFILAANYRKKMNWDDCLLLNERGNIAESISSNLFLVKDGVLLTPSIENGGVSGIMREQIIEIATNLNLTVFDDCNINHENILNADEIFLTNAICGIQWVVAYQERRYFNKTAKLLIEELNRKAFD; from the coding sequence ATGGATACAGTTGAAAAAATATGTTTAGACGGTAAATTATACCCAAAAGACACACTGCTTTTTGGTGCAGGAAACCGAGCATTTCGTTATGGTGATTCGCTATTTGAGACCATTCACACAAACGGTACTGAAATTCAATTTCTTCCTGAACATCTTAATCGATTAACGAAAGGAATGGATTGTTTAGGCATGATTATTCCTTCTGGATTTCGTGAAAAGATTAAAACAAATATTATTTTTTTAATCAATAAAAACAAAGCGTTTGCAGGCACTCGAATTCGTCTAAGCATTTTTCGAAAAGAAGGTGGATTGTACACTCCAACCGATAATTCCATTTCCTATGTAATTGAAACATCGGTTCTTGAAAATGCTCACTATTTGCTAAATCGAAAAGGACTAAAAATTGGGATTTACGAGGAAATGAGAAAATCGTACAGCATTGTATCGAGATACAAAACAGGCAACTCACTTCCTTTTATTCTTGCTGCCAACTACCGTAAAAAAATGAATTGGGATGATTGCCTTTTGCTAAACGAGAGAGGAAATATTGCTGAAAGTATAAGTTCGAATCTGTTCCTTGTAAAAGATGGTGTTTTGCTGACTCCCTCGATTGAAAATGGTGGCGTTTCAGGAATTATGAGAGAGCAAATAATTGAAATTGCTACTAACTTGAACCTTACTGTTTTTGATGATTGCAATATCAATCATGAAAATATTTTAAATGCGGATGAAATTTTCCTCACCAATGCAATTTGTGGTATTCAATGGGTTGTTGCTTATCAGGAAAGAAGATATTTTAACAAAACAGCTAAACTTTTAATTGAAGAATTGAACCGAAAGGCCTTTGACTAA
- a CDS encoding PorP/SprF family type IX secretion system membrane protein, whose translation MSHKYTPFLLFVCILLCSLKIQAQEEIRFSNHKYNRLFYNPAYAGSSGFMEAVLAYRNQWVGIEGSPETALVSFQAPINYTNSGVGAVAYRNQFGIQSDVAIFLNYAYQIQISYEGKLSMGLQAGFINKQINWAELNFYDPNISSNLQESDNIVPDKNISTWVPNFGVGFYYYTPDYYFSASIPRLLSNNQPSTEGISNNVSFDSKSLFYYLGAGVTLPLNREIDFSPSVLFVGSHKTSNLINVNLDFIHDSGVSVGAGYRSDRTWAALLGYQLTQKLRFSYSYEKSFGKYPTKGYTNHEIILNYNLSLRKSQITSPRYF comes from the coding sequence ATGAGTCATAAATACACCCCTTTTCTTCTTTTTGTATGTATCCTTCTGTGTTCTTTAAAGATACAGGCACAGGAAGAAATCCGCTTTTCAAATCATAAATACAATCGACTATTTTACAATCCGGCTTACGCTGGGAGTAGTGGTTTTATGGAAGCTGTACTTGCCTACAGGAACCAATGGGTGGGTATTGAAGGATCACCGGAAACAGCATTAGTTTCATTCCAGGCACCAATTAATTACACCAATTCAGGTGTAGGAGCTGTTGCATATCGCAATCAGTTTGGAATTCAATCGGACGTTGCCATTTTTTTAAATTACGCCTACCAAATTCAAATCAGTTACGAAGGTAAATTATCAATGGGACTGCAGGCTGGTTTTATCAACAAACAAATAAACTGGGCTGAACTTAACTTTTACGATCCTAATATCAGCAGTAATCTTCAAGAAAGCGACAACATCGTTCCAGATAAGAACATCTCGACCTGGGTGCCTAATTTTGGTGTCGGATTTTACTACTACACACCCGATTATTATTTTAGCGCATCAATTCCACGATTACTTTCCAATAACCAACCATCCACCGAAGGAATATCTAATAATGTAAGTTTTGATTCCAAATCTCTCTTCTACTATTTAGGTGCTGGTGTAACACTGCCTTTAAATCGCGAAATAGACTTCTCTCCTTCCGTTTTATTCGTGGGGTCACATAAAACATCGAATTTAATAAATGTAAATCTCGATTTTATTCACGATAGTGGTGTATCGGTTGGAGCAGGTTACAGAAGTGATCGAACCTGGGCGGCTTTACTTGGTTATCAGCTCACTCAAAAACTAAGATTTTCATACTCTTATGAAAAATCTTTTGGAAAATATCCCACAAAAGGCTATACAAATCATGAAATAATACTAAATTACAATTTATCATTACGTAAAAGTCAAATTACATCACCAAGATATTTCTAG
- a CDS encoding OmpA family protein, whose amino-acid sequence MNRSRIIYFLLVIVFALTGVSSSLAQAHLIVKGDRLYENKEYAAATSYYEKQLEKSEDIEVKRKLADCYLKIQKDTEANYLLENIVASPEANADDYLQYANLLKRIRNYEKAKVFFKKYAELKPEDQNIAKLILSCNLINELQDNQLYTIKPISVNSPQSDFASAFYKNGLVFVSGRKNRTSRQVDGRSGEYYLDMYYSEKSGDHFLPPTPFSEDFNTKYHEGPACFSSNEKFIFFTRNKGTLNLQGKSELNLYTARHNENNWDKAELFQFSGQSYSMGHPSISKDGRHLYFISNMDGGYGGTDIYVCQKIGFAWSRPINCGSSINTDGNEMFPFIAEDGYLYFASDGHIGFGGLDIFKSIFEQNEWTYPVNLGPPFNSSKDDFGYLIRKNKDIGYFSSNRNGSDDIFEFHQNPDKIQNLKGRLIASTNKEALKDVELILMDNLSKENSTKSDKNGLFSFDIFKGKNYSLIVRKPGYKTKRILYFPSSEQTAPKQLNIAMDTTHWVQFKGNIIDQFSARPVEEASIQIINQTYKSNSLCFSDEYGDFTEDIDPSKTYNIIIQKEGYFTKVINNYKFQANKFEQIELQKYSGNQYMELYGVEYDAGSWELKENTIAELNNLAGLLKVNPHISVEINGFTTQDKGKKENRLLCEKRAKIATEYIISKGITPNRVQYKSAGYDSGRSALVVKLSEAF is encoded by the coding sequence ATGAATAGAAGTCGAATCATATATTTTCTGTTGGTTATTGTATTTGCTCTTACTGGTGTTTCTTCATCATTAGCGCAAGCTCATCTAATTGTAAAAGGCGACCGCTTATACGAAAACAAAGAGTATGCGGCAGCAACCAGCTACTACGAAAAACAGCTTGAAAAATCTGAAGATATAGAGGTAAAAAGAAAGCTTGCTGATTGTTACCTTAAAATTCAAAAAGATACAGAGGCGAACTATTTATTAGAGAATATTGTTGCAAGTCCTGAAGCAAATGCTGACGACTATTTACAATATGCAAATCTTCTAAAGAGAATACGTAACTATGAAAAAGCCAAGGTCTTTTTTAAAAAGTATGCCGAATTAAAACCCGAAGATCAAAACATAGCAAAACTGATTCTTTCCTGTAATTTAATAAATGAACTGCAGGATAATCAATTGTATACAATAAAACCAATAAGTGTTAATTCACCACAATCTGATTTTGCCTCAGCATTTTATAAAAACGGACTTGTATTTGTTTCCGGGCGTAAAAACCGGACATCAAGACAAGTTGATGGAAGAAGTGGAGAATATTACCTGGATATGTACTATTCAGAAAAGTCGGGAGATCATTTTCTACCTCCTACTCCTTTTTCTGAAGATTTTAACACGAAATATCACGAAGGCCCAGCCTGTTTTAGCTCCAATGAAAAATTTATTTTCTTCACCAGAAATAAAGGAACTCTAAACCTGCAAGGTAAATCGGAATTAAACCTTTATACTGCAAGGCACAATGAGAATAACTGGGACAAAGCAGAACTATTCCAATTCTCGGGTCAGAGCTATTCCATGGGACATCCCAGCATCTCTAAGGACGGAAGACACCTTTATTTTATTTCAAATATGGATGGAGGCTATGGAGGTACGGATATTTATGTTTGTCAAAAAATTGGTTTTGCCTGGAGTCGTCCAATTAACTGCGGGTCTTCAATAAATACCGATGGCAACGAAATGTTTCCATTTATTGCCGAAGATGGTTATCTCTATTTTGCTTCCGACGGCCATATCGGATTTGGTGGATTGGATATTTTCAAATCAATTTTTGAGCAAAACGAATGGACCTATCCAGTAAATTTAGGACCTCCTTTCAATTCATCAAAAGATGATTTTGGATACCTAATCAGAAAAAATAAAGACATAGGCTATTTCTCTTCAAACAGAAATGGCAGTGATGATATTTTTGAATTTCATCAAAATCCAGATAAAATACAAAATCTAAAAGGAAGATTAATTGCTAGTACCAACAAAGAAGCCTTGAAAGATGTTGAGCTTATTCTTATGGATAATTTATCGAAGGAGAATTCAACTAAATCGGACAAAAACGGACTTTTTTCTTTTGATATTTTCAAAGGCAAAAATTACAGTTTAATTGTTCGCAAACCTGGTTACAAAACAAAACGAATTCTCTATTTCCCATCTAGTGAACAAACAGCCCCAAAACAATTAAATATTGCGATGGATACAACTCATTGGGTTCAATTCAAGGGTAATATTATTGATCAATTTTCTGCTCGTCCTGTTGAAGAAGCTTCAATTCAGATAATTAATCAAACCTACAAAAGTAATTCTCTATGTTTTAGTGATGAATATGGTGACTTTACAGAGGATATTGATCCTTCAAAAACCTACAATATTATTATCCAGAAAGAAGGTTATTTCACTAAAGTGATTAACAATTACAAGTTTCAAGCTAATAAATTTGAACAAATAGAACTTCAAAAATACTCTGGAAATCAATACATGGAACTTTATGGAGTTGAATACGATGCAGGTTCATGGGAATTAAAGGAAAACACAATTGCAGAACTAAATAACCTTGCTGGTTTATTAAAAGTAAATCCTCATATTTCGGTTGAAATAAATGGCTTTACTACTCAGGATAAAGGGAAAAAAGAAAATAGGTTACTTTGCGAAAAAAGAGCTAAAATTGCCACAGAATATATTATATCCAAAGGCATAACTCCAAATCGTGTTCAATACAAATCAGCCGGATACGATTCTGGCAGGTCAGCTCTAGTTGTAAAATTATCTGAGGCATTCTAA
- a CDS encoding rhomboid family intramembrane serine protease produces the protein MTIIIIAITALISIAAFKKVELLYKYQFNAYQIVKRNQWYRIFTYGFLHANWDHLLVNMVVLFFFGRVLETYFNYYFGASAVLYFILLYVGALVFSTLYDLRKHREHYHYNAVGASGATSAVVFAAIFFAPLEKIYFMFFIPIPGIVFAIGYLYYSYYMSKKNLDNIGHSAHFYGALFGFLFPILIKPQLFSLFLKQILNF, from the coding sequence ATGACCATTATTATAATTGCCATTACTGCTCTAATATCAATAGCAGCCTTTAAGAAGGTTGAGTTATTGTACAAATACCAGTTTAATGCTTACCAAATAGTCAAAAGAAACCAATGGTATAGGATATTTACTTATGGGTTTCTTCATGCCAATTGGGATCATTTATTGGTGAATATGGTGGTGCTTTTCTTCTTTGGTAGAGTGCTTGAAACCTATTTCAACTACTATTTTGGAGCTTCTGCTGTTCTCTATTTTATTCTTTTGTATGTTGGGGCTCTTGTATTTTCTACTCTTTACGATTTAAGGAAACATCGTGAGCATTATCATTACAATGCTGTTGGTGCTTCGGGTGCCACTTCGGCGGTTGTTTTTGCTGCTATTTTCTTTGCTCCCTTAGAGAAGATTTATTTCATGTTTTTTATTCCAATACCAGGAATCGTTTTTGCAATAGGCTATCTGTATTATTCCTATTACATGAGCAAAAAGAACTTGGATAATATTGGTCATAGCGCTCATTTCTATGGAGCTCTTTTCGGATTTCTATTTCCTATCCTTATTAAACCCCAATTATTCTCCTTATTTTTGAAGCAGATTCTCAATTTCTAG
- a CDS encoding T9SS type B sorting domain-containing protein — protein MRFYLPVLLLSILFCLNFSESFGQITPVAQNDTVSITNNSVANEVVYIEVDFLENDKFSDVDELKISILRQSDQYGKMHLIENNRLMIFYPYENSFGTDTIHYQICDEANKCSKAFVVVKVIDPNQVELLIPSSFTPNNDGANEKFYINGIENYPENQFIVFSRWGTKVFEKKNYTNDDAWDGGYNKAGAKLGPGDKLPKGTYFFKLIISDKQYVKSGYIVIKY, from the coding sequence ATGAGATTTTATCTACCCGTTTTACTGCTTTCCATACTTTTTTGTCTAAACTTCTCAGAAAGTTTTGGACAGATTACTCCTGTTGCACAAAACGATACGGTTTCAATAACCAATAACAGTGTAGCAAACGAGGTGGTATATATAGAAGTTGATTTTTTAGAAAATGATAAATTTTCTGATGTTGATGAACTCAAGATCTCAATCTTAAGGCAATCCGATCAATATGGAAAAATGCATTTGATCGAAAACAACAGGTTAATGATTTTCTATCCTTATGAAAATTCATTTGGTACAGATACAATTCATTATCAGATTTGCGATGAAGCCAATAAGTGTAGTAAGGCATTTGTAGTTGTAAAGGTTATTGATCCAAATCAGGTTGAACTTTTAATTCCAAGCTCCTTTACCCCGAATAATGACGGAGCTAATGAGAAGTTCTACATCAATGGAATTGAAAATTATCCTGAGAATCAATTCATTGTATTCTCCAGATGGGGAACCAAGGTATTTGAAAAAAAGAATTATACTAATGATGACGCTTGGGATGGTGGATATAATAAAGCCGGGGCAAAATTAGGCCCTGGAGATAAACTACCCAAAGGAACGTATTTCTTTAAGTTGATTATTAGCGACAAACAGTATGTGAAAAGTGGATATATTGTTATTAAGTACTGA